Below is a window of Andrena cerasifolii isolate SP2316 chromosome 5, iyAndCera1_principal, whole genome shotgun sequence DNA.
TTGAatgttaatatttcgaaaaagtatttgtattatattaatttgtatatatacaagtgTTTAAAAAAGGATGGTTAAGGGACAGCGGTTTATTTGCAGGATAATCTGCACAACTTCGGTAGAAATCCAGACAAGGAGGTTGGAGTGCATATAGGGAAACTGAGCGCGACAGAGCCGACGTTGCCCGCGAGGTCGAGCGTCCAGGACGTGTACGGTAGTGGTGTGCAGCACATTCTCGCGGATAATGGATACGGCAACGACGAGCCCCCTCGATTGCGAAGGCAAGCCTCGAACTCCAGCTTGGACAACGTTGCTCTCAAGCAGATTTTACATTCCAGTGAGAACGATAACTCTGAAGGGGACACGGCCAAGTTAGCGAGCTTCGCGAACTTGAACAGGCAAAGCTCGGAGAAAGCGATCAATCTGACCTACACGGAGCAGGAGCGCGAGGATAACACGAGCAAATCGAACCTGTCCAACAAAAAGCACGGCCAGACCAATGGGAATGGGAACGGCGAAAAGAAAACCACGTTCGCCACGCTACCAAACACCACCACATGGCAGCAGCAGAGCAACCAGCAGTCCCAACAGGTGGAACAGCATTCTGTCGGTACGTATGGATTATTTAACCCTTTGGGTGCGGACCGTTTGAACGCTCAGCGTACGCGGCGTGCGGGACTCCTCTAGCCCCGTCTCTTAACAATAGTCGATGAACGCCCGTCAGCGTTCTCCGCACACGCTGCATGCACTGAACCAGCTCATATACATACGCGCACATAGCACCCAAAGGGTTAAAGTAGTTCTGTCTCGCGTGAAAGCAACTCTGGATACTAACCTAGCGAATGTAACGTTCCTGCGAGCAGATGAGAACGGTGGAAACACGATTATGGCCTCGCAACTGAATAATATTAGATTGAAGCTGGAGGAGAAACGCCGTCACATAGAGAACGAAAAGAGGCGGATGGAGGTTGTTATGTCGAAACAGCGGCAGAAAGTGGGAAAGGCCGCGTTCTTGCAAGCCGTCACGAAGGTAAAACGTGTGATTCCATTTAAAATTCACGATCTCCCATATCGAACAACATTAACGACTTTCAGCCTGACCATGGCCGCTTTGATGGTTTGTTTCCTTCACGAAGAGATAAGGCGTTGAATGAGTAAAGCGTAAAGCCAAGTCTCTTGAACCTAATGAAATGACAACATTGGTTCtctgtttttctttttgttttattgGAAGTAGACAGGAAAGTTACATCGAAGTTGTTGAAACGAAACAGAGCATTGAATACAGCCATGGGGCACTTGAAATATGTAGCCACGGGTGTTTAGTATAGAGCAATGCATAATTGTAACGTGGAACActaaacagtttctttttcttctacgATAACAGTTCGTTTAGATTTACCAAGTGTCCAGTATTTATTCTAGACTTCTGTGTGTTTTCATTCCGTACCTGGCTGTATTACTGTGATTATGTTCAAGTAGTGTGCAAGCAGGCTTGCTATAATAATCTTTTATTTCAGGTAAACGCAGCATACTTTTTTCCCCCCAGTATTTATTCGTTTTTGTATAATCTATTCCTATATATATTATTAGTTCCTAGAGTAATGAGTTTGCGTGCGTAGTTGCAAGTGCGATATAATATCAACGCCCATCATGGTTAACGCAGATAATTTTGATTGCCAGCAAATATTGTTGTAACACGTCTTTCTGTCTCATCTTTCAGCTGTACTTGGTGGTAAGTGCATGCTGGCGAGATAAAACTATATTAACAATAGAATTAGAAACTGATACGTAGGCTGTACAGTTTGCATAATAGAATAGGCTATTAATTATTTGAATGCCATTCACGTTCTTCTGCTTTATACGTTTCTCATATAGACAGTCTCTAAATGAATATAAGTGTGAATGTACATTTAAAAAGAGGAGTGAGATTTATATTAATCTGGTGACGGCATGCATGTTTGACGTTAGTTTATAGCAgggttgggcattaactaaataaacaattatttaaataacggatcgaataaaagttactttaactttagattattcgacgaataaagttaattttactattcgtcgggggtttcaacttcagcgtcgaataaagttttcaactttaactttattcggcacatgacgaataatttttataatttttatttaaataaaaattttgcccatctctgctttatAGCAAGTTTTTACCGAGAAAGTTACATTCAAACTTACTTATTTTCACTATTtactagtaataataattagaaagaaTTAAACACTATTTAAACTTagacgagataaaaattataatagatTTAATTCATAACAATGCAAGTATTTTAGTCTGCTGAGACTAGAGATGTCGCACAACTTTACTTTAGCCAAAGTTCTCGTGCACCACCAGATTTCTTATTTCACATATTTCTACGGAGATATAAGATTGTGCAATAGAGCAAGAAGCCATTAGCAATGAAGTATCCGCAAGTTGAATTGGCTTTGGCATTTAGCGCTTGAATGTAACGTATAACTTGGCTGTGGAGACACAATCCGACCATGGTGTGGTGGTTGGTGACATATTGGCCCCGGCATATGCGGACTCCAAGTACTTAACAAGGCACGGTGCTTGGGCTGGTTGCAGGGTAAGGTTAAATCTCCCTCTTCATCAACGTCCGGGGGGGACAGTCCGGCCGAAATTGGTCCCCCCACTCCTGTTACCTCCGGATCTTCGGGGGAGACCCCGACAAGCGTTTCCGAGACGACCCCCGTACCCCAACAACCCTCACAAGAAAAACCACAGAGACCCTTCTCGCTCAAGGTACGATATATCATAAAACAGCGCTCCCATATTTGACCGATTTGAGGAAGACCCGCTGAACTTAATTCGCTGACTTGTCTCTAGCCGGTTTACATGCTTACGTTTGGCTTCCAGacattttaatttcctttcgtACCTCTCTTATTCATAGCATAATTAAAGAGCAGGCCTCGAACACTTATTTTAAACGATTAATACATGAGATTACTACCGAAGCAATGACAATATACGCTATAATATGCTGCAAGCAACATAGCAGATGCgctttgtataattttttattagtgGACAGTCTCGATCGAGTTTCTAACAGCGAATGACTATCCCGCTTCTTATCGCTTACACTTAGCCATAGAGGAAAACGAAACGGCCCCGATGCGTTCTGTGGTCTCCGAGAGACATTCTACTCCCGTTCAGAtgcaaatttgtaaaaattatccTCCTCGGAATGCATGGTACGGTACTAAACACTCCCTGGGCAAGACTAGAGATgtgtattaaattttctttacgacTGTTTGCGGTGGTGGCTCTTTACTCTTGTGTTTCTAAACACGCTCTGGCACAAAACATTAACAACGAGTGTTAATCTTGTTTTCGAATACGCATATACTGTATGTGTGAATAATTTGAGATGGACTGATTCAATggttgtacatatgtacatttttACGTGTGTAGTTAACTGTAGCCATTAGTCTGTGTTGATTGTAATCTTGCCTGTCACTTCAATTGAAACGCACTCGAAAtggcaatattaatattaaatgaatCTTTGAATACAGGATCTATGGATTTTCGCCATGGTTACATTACCTATCATAGAGGATCTTAAAATCGAATGAAATCTTATTCTATTTCTCACGGacatttaacttctttttgtaTGTAGTTGTACATCTGCAGTTCAGATACGTACTTTTACTATAGACATTTACATACTCgcaaaatacaataataatatatgaaattagaaGTGTCTTCCACTATTAATTATTAACACCTTGAAGATGGCGCATCGTAGGGGCCGCAGTGGGAGTCATGTTTGTCCCATCTCGTAAAAAGTGAAGAGCAATaattttaaacacttttaaagagcaaaaaataatttagtgTGCCCACTAGGAATATTATCTTTATGGTTCTTCCtatatgaatattaataactTGCAAAGGAAGCTTGAATAGTGAGAAAGGCGCCATCGTGAATGTGTTAATAGCTGCAATGGATGTCGTATAAAAACATGAACAATTACAGCTACCTGTGGATGTACATTACACGAATGACATTAGAAAATGTTCTATGTACAGTTTGTAAATAATTCTTCCATGCTTATACTGATGACTGTAGGAAATTAGCGAGGACGTTCGGGACGTTGAGCATAAATGGTTGGAGCATGACGGTAATGCACCGTTTATTGAAACAAGGCGTACCCCAGACATTGAGAACATGGACCTCGAGCAGTATCATCAGTCTATATCACAGTCAGTATTCACGTTCATCACACGAACGGCTTTATGATCATCCGATATCTAGACTCTGTTGAACGGACACATCTTTTCACAGAATGAATTCCAGCCTTAGTGAAATACAAGCCGACATACAACGCTTGGCGAACCAGCAGAATCAGATACAGCAGCAGCATTTAATGACGCACCACCAACAACAAATGCAGCAGCAATTGCACCAGTTGCAGAGCCTCAGCCAGCAACATATGCAAGTACGTGCGTCCCTCCTTGGTCACCGTGTGCTCTGTATTCATTTCACTACCCTGCGATAACTAGTGTATTGTTTATATTGTTTAGAACTATGGGATTGCGCCTATAAATCCGTTACCATCGAAACTACAGGATTCTCAGCAGTCGCAGTTTTATTTGCACGATCAGCCACAATTGCAGAGGCGAATGTGGGGTCAACCGCCCCCTACGCAAAGTTTAGCAAATGAAATGGCCGCGGTTAGCTACCAACAAGCAATTGATCCACGATATGGTTCTCAGTCAGCGGGTACGTGCAGATTCCTTTGTTAACCGAAGCTTAATGCACGTAGCGTCTGGTGTTTTGAttcaaatattccaagttcCGGGGAGTGTATTCGCAAATTGCTTGATTTGTAGTTTATCAGCAAGATTTGCGCTTGTACCAAGACACACGGAATTGGGTAACGCATCCACCGCAACAGAAAGGATTCGTTTTGCACGACACTACTCAGGAACCGAGGTACCTCAATGGCGGGGATCATAGTCTTTGTAATAATCAAATGAGTCACCCTGGTTCTACATATCCAGCATCTTCATCTATCTTTAATCAAACGCCACCATCTTCTGCTAGTCCTCAACATCGTAATGCTGTAAGTACCTCCCTTTCTTCGATACTTTACATCGTGCACCTAGCATCAGGAATTAATAAGCGAATGTTTCCTTATCGTATTTCACGGAGATAACGTTAAACTTTATTTACATACCGCACTATTATTATTCGTTATCgcgtaaaaattttgaaattggtaaaaaatgtaaaaagagtaaaaatatCGTTACATCCTCAATTTCGGTTGACGTCGACATCATGCTCGTTCGCAATGATTGCATGTCATTTAGTTTTTTGGTCGCATATACGCTAAAAGAATTACTTCATGTATATAAGCAGCAGTCATGGAACGAGTTAGTGATGTAATGTACATTTATAGATGCTCTTAAGACTTAGTATGGCAGACACTGCGCCAACTGAAGTTTCAACGTCCACGCGATTGCACTTCTTACGGAATTATCCTTTCTTTTTTCAAACGTAGTGAACGATACTAACAATATGCATCTTTTTTATTCGTCCACTATCAGTAATTCGTATAATTATTCATACGAGGTTTGTTTGTTTGTGTATAAGTTGACAGCGGTCGAGTGTGTTCTACATATTGTGTTTACAGTACCACGTTGtgcttattaaaaatataattgaatattattaaatgaAAAGAATTTAGAATAATTGTTTGATTGGCAAAAGATCTTCTCTCGTTATTATTTTCATTGAACTTAATTTCTAAATGTAGGTTCATCGAATAAGTCAGTTAATGAGTGAAAGCCCCGAACCAAAAAGGCCAACTGTACATCACATACCAATGAAATGTGAAAGCCCGACGGAGAAGAGACAAGTGACTGCGTTGCATGCTCCTGTTCCAGCCCCACCAGTCGACGATATGAAGCCTCAGAATATATCGTTCATTGGTAAATACATTCTTCCCTTCTCCGTTCAAGAACGTTTCTTTTTTCCGCAGCGATCATCGCTTCTATGGTTTTGCTGTTATTTTCTGTTCGTTTACTCGGCGATATGTTTTAAAGGGAATGACGATGAGCTTTCGCACGGTATAAGAGGTTTACACATCACGTCTGGCAGCCGTACATATAGAATTCCATCACCAACTAGACCTACGATATCGCGTAATTCATTTCAACCTCATCCATCATTAAGAGAAGCCACGCCATCTCCATCAGGTACACCGGAGGTTACACCGCTCGACCCAACCGATGCTGGTGAAAAAGGGTTCTACATTTGCTTCGACAATGACGCCCCGAAGAAACCAAAGCCGACTCTTAGAGTGAAAAGGACATCCCCTAAGAAGGTAAATGGAAACCACAGATCCCCGTTGTTCGTACTTTACGATTAATACAACTGATTGTCTCGTGCTTTCTCTCAGGAGAGGACTGCAGCGTCATACGTCGAAAACGAAGATTTTAGCGTGCGCCCCGAGTCTCCATCCGTCATAGTTGTTGAGAGGCAGAAACAGTTGGAGTCTCACCGGGAATTCGATCGGGAGAAGCAACGTCAAGCGGACGAGAGGGAATTCCATCGGCAAGAAATGAGGGATAAAGAGCTGCAAAGGGAAATTGATAGAGAGAAACAACGGGAGCGGCATGAAGCCAGTGCGGACAGTCGGCAATCTGGAGTCGGTTTAATAATTGGGAATCAGCTTGCGAATCCTGATCCAGTGAGTTTGATACAGCAGCGCAATATAATGCGTTCGTTCCGTTttacattataattttatatttctagaatTCCCTGGATGAAATGGAGCGAAAGAAGGAGCGCATAATGCTGCTGTCGCTGCAAAGAAGGCAGCAGCAAGAGGAAATGAAAGAGAGGAAAGAGGCGGAGGCACAAACGCGTCGAGAACAGGAGAAATTAAAAGCAGAGGAAAGAGCCCGTAAAAAGGACGAGGAGAGGCAACGAAGAGCAGCTATTTTGGAACAACATAAAGTAAAGAAGGCGATAGAAGAGGCAGAAAGAGAGGTGTGTGCTCTTTCTAAATGTGTCGTCAATATTTCCTCGTATCAACTAGGCTATAAAATGTCGTTGCGAATTTAGGGCAAAGTTATCGATAAAGAGCTTCTCAATGCAATAAAGCCAACAAAATTGCGTAACAAGACTGCAACCACCCGACCGCGGCCCAAGACGATTCACGTGGACGCCGGGACCGAGTTGGACTCCGGGGCGCTCACGCCTAGTCGCGGGAAGAAGGGCTCCTCTTCCAATCTAAGCACAGGTATGACAAGAAACGGTTCAGTAGTAATGATTTGTTGCAATGATCAGTGTTTCTTGGAGATTAATCGCACACACGTAAGAGATTTAAGTTGGACTCGCGTGGCTTATTCACGTTTACGACAATTAATATTACACATCTCTGTGTGAGAATATTTCCACTGTGCTATATACCGTCATCTCCAAGATAACAAATACCACTGCTATCGTAACAAGTGTGTCCCTTGGTTATAATACTCTAATAGCAACAGTTTCTAAATGTTGTCATGTAATTTTGCATTTCATTCTATGCATGGCGAAAGATTCAAAGTCAGAGAAGTTTGACcctatttgattttattttttacttagtAACGCCGTCTTTTTTCCATACTGATTCTTTTTCCGTTTTGGTTGTAATTGTTTTTACGAGATCTCACCCAGTCACAATTCCACAAGCTCCAGATTTTCTCAGCTATGCTAGTTTGTCAGGCGACTGTTCAAAATAGAGGCATTGAATGATAACGCAGCTGATCGATCTGTCATACATACCCAAGACCCATTTCCAATGAACTAGAATAGTGAAGAAAATTCGAGCTGATTGTTTTGCACTAACACACTTACTGTAGCGTCGCTGACCTCCCCGACGATGAGGCGAGACTACTACAGAGGCTCGCAGGACAGTCTTACTGCTGCCCATTTCGATGAACGACGTTCCGGCCCTCTTTATCGGGGCGGCAGTCTCAGGGGTATGCACACCACACACTCTCTGACCTCGCATTTGTATCCGAAACATCACATATATCTATACTTGTTAGCTTCTGCATAAACAAGTATGCATACGAAAGTGCTAAACAAGCAATAAAATTAGGACATTCGATTGTTTTTTCTATGGTTATTAACACGCCGATTGAAAGTTTTTCTTTTCGCTTGTACTTGCTGCTTGACGTGTAacgataaaattttaaacgatatCGTCACTATACTGTGATAACTTGTCTTGCATATATTGGAAGAAAGTGGAATATATTTCAAGGATACTGGTTGCTCGGTAATAGacaatagaaaataatatgGTTGATCCTACATGAGAAGATAAGACAAAAGTCGAGAGTAACGAGATTGCGACGAAGGCTTCGttttttagttaataataatcagCGGCTGTACAGTTGCAGCGTTACTTGCCGTGCTTTAGACGTTCCTGGCCCGAATTTGGAAGCATTAATAACTGATCTCgctactcttgattttcgtcttattttctcacgtagaattacctattttattttctactatctgttgccgaacaccctgtatattattacgTAAGATTGAAAGATATTGGGCCACATATCGTGCCTGATACTCCGTTCAAAATTCTAATTCGTACAGAGCTAGCGATGTTTCGTCATAGCACTTTTCCTTCGTACAATTCTGCAtgcctgaatttcttttataatatcTGTCAACTATGTAGTGTAATGTGCGTAGCGacacatattcgaattattagtAATTAGTATCGTTCTGGAGATGAACTAACTGATTGTAATAGAGGTGTACCCTATTTTAGTATCTTCCGTAGATTCGCCCGACGACGGCAGAGGCTCCTCGCCTTGTCGGAGTATGAATCAACTTGGTCGGCGTGGCTCCTACAAGACATCCAGAGGTGGGTTGATCATAATACGTAGAAAGAATGCCGTATCATGTTCCTTAAACGTTTGGCTTGACGAAAGTAGACTCGTTGCAGGATGTATCACTGGTATGGGCAGCTACGTATGAATCTTACGATGTTGAATATTTCATTAGCCTTTGATATTATTCTCCGATATACCCGAGTAAAGGTTACTTGAGGGTATgacctttgttttattttaagtaGCGCCTTATAGTAGATATCTTTCAGTTGGAACGCAACGTTGTTCTGCACCAACCTGCACCGGCTACCTTGAGTTTTTGATGTTCCTAGCGGACATGGCTCGTAGTTAGACTCTGCCCTCCCCCCCGATGCAATGACGTACGATTGAAGCATCCCCTACTATTAAATCTTTGATCGTACTTAGCGTTTTGGAATGTAACAAGGTAAACATTGCATTATTGCAGATGTGCAGGAGCCTCAGCAACAGGTTAGAGGCAGGCCTAAATACCCGAGTtaccaaaactttaaggggagaaaGTCTAATTCCTTGATGAATTTGTGTGGTAAGAAGCACCAGTGACTTGGAATACGTTTATCCCCCTTCTATCGTGCAATCAATATTACGTGTCCCGTACACCGTTCCAATTTTTCGTAGGCTATAGCGTACACACGTAGTCGCATGGTGGCAGAACGGAGCACAGGTGGCAGTGATATACTTACACGCATACACCAAACAGCGCATTATTTATACAGCTTCAAAATTCTATCTGCTATTGCGTTTGCGTTTTATACTGCCGTCACTTGGAGAACCGACCGGTTGCACGAGTTTGTGCTActctcaggggcggatttgaagatttggcgtcCATAGTCTAACAAGCGTCTCGTTGCCatgaaatatcataaaatattttaatttgaaagagtcgggccaattttaaaattaattcaatatgtgcAACTCATATACgatttattgctaatttgctacgtaAAAAGAGAGCCAATTGTTTTCAAAGGTGTCTCAAGCttttgtgtttaaacatttttcaatttctttcgcccaaaatttatgCAAATCCGCCTCTGGCTACTCTGTCATGTTTGAATGCCAACGCTTCGCGTACAACTGTATTCCGTTAGACGGTGGTTGCAACAGCAGATGGAGTTTTCGATTCTCATTCACAGGATAACTCATTTGCTGCATTAGATACGATTAAGTTGATGCTTGTTGGGCTTATTGTTGTACAGCACTGGTTCTGGGTACCGATATATTCAATGTTTTTCAGATTATTGTTGGTGGTTCCAGTTTCCATTTAATAACCTTTCACTCTGACTCACATTTAGGTCCTGTATCATACGGTTATCCTATCACTTACTTTGGATATGTATTTGTTCTGTCATTCCTCTCTGTTTTTATTTCCAGGTATTATGGTGACGCGGCACAGTAAATTCATCTGTGCCGAGTGTGCGGATACgtcaaataaattaaattattatgcCATTAAACGGGCGCCGCAGCTGCAAGATGAATTTGCTGTGTCTCATTTGTCCGTCTAAGACCGCAAAACTTATCACTAGCAGTCGTGTATCTCATAAAAATTGAATTCATTCATCGTTCCTGGCCGCGTGTCGCAAAGTCTTAGAAACAATAGAACCCGGTACAGATTGTTGAAGTCGTCCTCGTTTATCAAGACTCCTGTTGAAATAGCTCCTTAGCTGATCTTAGATTCATGAGAAGCTT
It encodes the following:
- the Patronin gene encoding calmodulin-regulated spectrin-associated protein patronin isoform X2, yielding MWSAISRLFVKGKAEEPAPRTENRTCDGLPDTVVHVFDEMDRNAGDDRRKGPAGDQQHAGPESEHFSDAYDSRQAKQRASVKWLLSKAYNNRVPENLREPYYVDHEDQEHLKPQIVHALSNAELYCLALANIYSDPNYHNQNHCGILQALARKGVYLAEPNNTQLTETILIQNSPLKMSAHMAVIEGLMVLYAKEVVTGDRVVSAIRRFEPQAEVDVPTDHEKGLLFWISHASHALIAKIQTEEGAGDKTRLPELPAAKDFQSLCDGVGLAAVVAFYCPGELNWMDIRVSKRPSVADALHNLSLVHAFCNRCLPYSIFHMQPEDVTYMRGSMKQNLVVFLADMYNVLEIHPAKCVRYPGEERAMQFLDDCPRNSHGVAHKRSLPQSIAPIPDLRSNLSVSAPGFTVAKAPPSSSVKKSQSLQQTAENYSHDDRRAGSEESFVVHRGKGIPTLSSVADEKSVARAEAAGRPSNWEDQRRSSYAGRRSRRNSVSDDSQLTIENFGGSQDNLHNFGRNPDKEVGVHIGKLSATEPTLPARSSVQDVYGSGVQHILADNGYGNDEPPRLRRQASNSSLDNVALKQILHSSENDNSEGDTAKLASFANLNRQSSEKAINLTYTEQEREDNTSKSNLSNKKHGQTNGNGNGEKKTTFATLPNTTTWQQQSNQQSQQVEQHSVDENGGNTIMASQLNNIRLKLEEKRRHIENEKRRMEVVMSKQRQKVGKAAFLQAVTKGKVKSPSSSTSGGDSPAEIGPPTPVTSGSSGETPTSVSETTPVPQQPSQEKPQRPFSLKEISEDVRDVEHKWLEHDGNAPFIETRRTPDIENMDLEQYHQSISHLSEIQADIQRLANQQNQIQQQHLMTHHQQQMQQQLHQLQSLSQQHMQNYGIAPINPLPSKLQDSQQSQFYLHDQPQLQRRMWGQPPPTQSLANEMAAVSYQQAIDPRYGSQSAVYQQDLRLYQDTRNWVTHPPQQKGFVLHDTTQEPRYLNGGDHSLCNNQMSHPGSTYPASSSIFNQTPPSSASPQHRNAVHRISQLMSESPEPKRPTVHHIPMKCESPTEKRQVTALHAPVPAPPVDDMKPQNISFIGNDDELSHGIRGLHITSGSRTYRIPSPTRPTISRNSFQPHPSLREATPSPSGTPEVTPLDPTDAGEKGFYICFDNDAPKKPKPTLRVKRTSPKKERTAASYVENEDFSVRPESPSVIVVERQKQLESHREFDREKQRQADEREFHRQEMRDKELQREIDREKQRERHEASADSRQSGVGLIIGNQLANPDPNSLDEMERKKERIMLLSLQRRQQQEEMKERKEAEAQTRREQEKLKAEERARKKDEERQRRAAILEQHKVKKAIEEAEREGKVIDKELLNAIKPTKLRNKTATTRPRPKTIHVDAGTELDSGALTPSRGKKGSSSNLSTASLTSPTMRRDYYRGSQDSLTAAHFDERRSGPLYRGGSLRVSSVDSPDDGRGSSPCRSMNQLGRRGSYKTSRDVQEPQQQVRGRPKYPSYQNFKGRKSNSLMNLCGSSSDQDGMMCRYTDTDSGLGRATPPRRAPSPGMGSMRHLPSPSGPGSLPPGFMTKRRVFDDGSSDISSTPSSMMDYNGPRLYKQPTTKSNRGIMLNAVEYCVFPGTVNREAKRRVLDEIARSESKHFLILFRDAGCQFRALYSYCPDREEVSKLYGTGPKQVIDKMFDKFFKYNSGGKCFSQVHTKHLTVTIDAFTIHNSLWQGKKVNLPNKKDMPLVI
- the Patronin gene encoding calmodulin-regulated spectrin-associated protein patronin isoform X22; the protein is MWSAISRLFVKGKAEEPAPRTENRTCDGLPDTVVHVFDEMDRNAGDDRRKGPAGDQQHAGPESEHFSDAYDSRQAKQRASVKWLLSKAYNNRVPENLREPYYVDHEDQEHLKPQIVHALSNAELYCLALANIYSDPNYHNQNHCGILQALARKGVYLAEPNNTQLTETILIQNSPLKMSAHMAVIEGLMVLYAKEVVTGDRVVSAIRRFEPQAEVDVPTDHEKGLLFWISHASHALIAKIQTEEGAGDKTRLPELPAAKDFQSLCDGVGLAAVVAFYCPGELNWMDIRVSKRPSVADALHNLSLVHAFCNRCLPYSIFHMQPEDVTYMRGSMKQNLVVFLADMYNVLEIHPAKCVRYPGEERAMQFLDDCPRNSHGVAHKRSLPQSIAPIPDLRSNLSVSAPGFTVAKAPPSSSVKKSQSLQQTAENYSHDDRRAGSEESFVVHRGKGIPTLSSVADEKSVARAEAAGRPSNWEDQRRSSYAGRRSRRNSVSDDSQLTIENFGGSQDNLHNFGRNPDKEVGVHIGKLSATEPTLPARSSVQDVYGSGVQHILADNGYGNDEPPRLRRQASNSSLDNVALKQILHSSENDNSEGDTAKLASFANLNRQSSEKAINLTYTEQEREDNTSKSNLSNKKHGQTNGNGNGEKKTTFATLPNTTTWQQQSNQQSQQVEQHSVDENGGNTIMASQLNNIRLKLEEKRRHIENEKRRMEVVMSKQRQKVGKAAFLQAVTKGKVKSPSSSTSGGDSPAEIGPPTPVTSGSSGETPTSVSETTPVPQQPSQEKPQRPFSLKEISEDVRDVEHKWLEHDGNAPFIETRRTPDIENMDLEQYHQSISQMNSSLSEIQADIQRLANQQNQIQQQHLMTHHQQQMQQQLHQLQSLSQQHMQNYGIAPINPLPSKLQDSQQSQFYLHDQPQLQRRMWGQPPPTQSLANEMAAVSYQQAIDPRYGSQSAVYQQDLRLYQDTRNWVTHPPQQKGFVLHDTTQEPRYLNGGDHSLCNNQMSHPGSTYPASSSIFNQTPPSSASPQHRNAVHRISQLMSESPEPKRPTVHHIPMKCESPTEKRQVTALHAPVPAPPVDDMKPQNISFIGNDDELSHGIRGLHITSGSRTYRIPSPTRPTISRNSFQPHPSLREATPSPSGTPEVTPLDPTDAGEKGFYICFDNDAPKKPKPTLRVKRTSPKKERTAASYVENEDFSVRPESPSVIVVERQKQLESHREFDREKQRQADEREFHRQEMRDKELQREIDREKQRERHEASADSRQSGVGLIIGNQLANPDPNSLDEMERKKERIMLLSLQRRQQQEEMKERKEAEAQTRREQEKLKAEERARKKDEERQRRAAILEQHKVKKAIEEAEREGKVIDKELLNAIKPTKLRNKTATTRPRPKTIHVDAGTELDSGALTPSRGKKGSSSNLSTDTDSGLGRATPPRRAPSPGMGSMRHLPSPSGPGSLPPGFMTKRRVFDDGSSDISSTPSSMMDYNGPRLYKQPTTKSNRGIMLNAVEYCVFPGTVNREAKRRVLDEIARSESKHFLILFRDAGCQFRALYSYCPDREEVSKLYGTGPKQVIDKMFDKFFKYNSGGKCFSQVHTKHLTVTIDAFTIHNSLWQGKKVNLPNKKDMPLVI